Proteins from a single region of Sesamum indicum cultivar Zhongzhi No. 13 linkage group LG5, S_indicum_v1.0, whole genome shotgun sequence:
- the LOC105162327 gene encoding uncharacterized protein LOC105162327, with translation MKDPQEHVAAFEMVLNLYGQLAPIMAKLFATTLTGKAQEWFTNLPQGSIESYKQLVQKFNFHFASKKKQKRSATHLFNIRQREDETLKNFMGRFNNETLEVQELRIDMIVGILIHGLRKGPFTSALARDPPSDVEQLMALAQKYIDEEEMNAMKDFERSEHEQVTVRPYESRGGGSKQKPDKPREPKYQPEYHNYTPLAMSREKALMMVENADVLKWPRHTRYTPSKKFSNKYCRFHRERGHNTEECFQLKDEIERLVRQGYFRDRVPLNCKISKETRRSRSRSRDRNPGASRMEKAPPSGNDAPTKGVIYTIVGGSSSGDSSRTRKRCARTMSSGKEREFVLKVEEEEAISFDSSDRPKESRDMNDPIVVKLDIANFTIHKVLIDSGSSADIIFKNVIDKMGLENARLEPVRTPLVGFGGSEVASLGTVDLPVSMGEAPKRKTLMMKSLVVNTPFAYNVILGKPGLNLFRAVISTYHMKMKFPTENGTRELASDLREARKCYNLSLKGEPSRKKRKVKEDVEPRPYEAEHLKPSDEYKMVQLVPDEPDKTTRIEANMKDGEMAMIEFRR, from the coding sequence ATGAAGGATCCGCAAGAACATGTGGCCGCATTTGAAATGGTGTTGAATTTATATGGACAACTGGCTCCCATCATGGCAAAACTGTTTGCAACTACGCTCACGGGAAAGGCCCAAGAATGGTTCACAAATTTGCCCCAAGGGAGCATTGAATCTTACAAACAACTAGTAcaaaagttcaattttcatttcgcgagtaagaagaaacaaaagaggTCGGCGACTCATCTGTTCAATATCCGTCAGAGGGAAGATGAAACCTTGAAAAACTTCATGGGAAGGTTTAACAACGAGACATTGGAGGTGCAAGAATTGAGGATTGATATGATAGTGGGCATCCTTATTCATGGGTTGAGGAAAGGTCCTTTTACATCTGCTCTCGCACGCGACCCACCGAGTGATGTCGAGCAGTTAATGGCGCTGGCTCAAAAATACATAGATGAGGAGGAGATGAACGCCATGAAAGATTTTGAGCGGAGTGAGCACGAACAGGTGACCGTGCGACCGTACGAGAGTAGAGGAGGAGGGAGTAAACAAAAACCAGATAAGCCCAGAGAGCCTAAGTACCAACCCGAGTACCACAACTACACTCCGTTGGCCATGTCTCGTGAGAAGGCGCTGATGATGGTTGAAAATGCAGATGTTCTGAAATGGCCAAGGCACACCAGGTACACCCCCTCTAAAAagttttctaacaaatattgcaGATTTCATCGTGAGAGGGGGCACAACACGGAGGAGTGCTTCCAGCTTAAGGACGAGATTGAGAGGTTGGTTAGGCAGGGGTACTTTCGAGATCGAGTTCCCCTAAATTGCAAGATCAGTAAGGAAACAAGGAGAAGTAGGTCGAGAAGTCGGGATCGGAATCCTGGCGCATCGAGAATGGAAAAAGCCCCCCCTAGCGGAAACGATGCTCCAACTAAAGGAGTAATCTACACAATTGTAGGGGGCTCGAGCTCGGGTGATTCGAGCAGGACCAGAAAGAGATGCGCTAGAACCATGAGCTCGGGCAAAGAAAGAGAGTTCGTCCTTAAAGTTGAGGAGGAAGAAGCTATCTCCTTTGATAGTTCGGACAGGCCGAAAGAGAGTAGAGACATGAACGACCCGATAGTCGTCAAACTGGACATCGCGAATTTTACCATTCATAAAGTACTGATCGACAGTGGGAGCTCAGCTGACATCATATTTAAGAATGTGATTGATAAAATGGGGTTAGAGAATGCCCGCCTCGAACCAGTAAGGACCCCCTTGGTGGGATTTGGAGGTAGCGAAGTAGCATCGCTAGGCACGGTCGACTTGCCAGTATCAATGGGTGAAGCACCTAAGCGAAAGACGTTGATGATGAAGTCTTTAGTGGTCAATACCCCGTTCGCGTACAATGTAATTCTAGGCAAACCAGGCTTAAATCTGTTCAGGGCCGTTATCTCTACCTACcacatgaaaatgaaattcccAACAGAGAACGGGACCCGGGAACTAGCCAGTGACCTAAGAGAGGCTCGCAAATGTTACAACCTATCGCTGAAGGGGGAACCCAGccggaagaaaagaaaagtcaaAGAAGACGTTGAGCCTCGTCCTTATGAAGCAGAACATTTAAAACCCAGCGATGAGTACAAGATGGTGCAGCTCGTACCGGATGAGCCAGACAAGACAACCCGGATAGAAGCAAACATGAAAGATGGGGAGATGGCCATGATTGAATTTCGGAGGTGA